The Bradyrhizobium sp. LLZ17 genomic sequence ACGTCGATCGGGTTTTGGGTGACGAAATAGACGCCGACGCCCTTGGAGCGGATCAGGCGGACCACCTGCTCGATCTTGTCCATCAGCGCTTTCGGCGCATCGTTGAACAGCAGATGCGCCTCGTCGAAGAAGAACACCAGTTTTGGCTTCGACGGATCGCCGACCTCGGGCAGCTCCTCGAACAATTCTGACAGCATCCAGAGCAGGAAGGTCGCGTAAAGCCGCGGGCTCTGCATCAGCTTGTCGGCGACGAGGATGTTGACCATGCCGCGGCCGTCGCGGTCGGTCTTCATGAAGTCCTTCAGCGTCAACGCGGGCTCGCCGAAGAACTTTGTGCCGCCCTGGTTCTCCAGCACCAGGAGCTGGCGCTGAATGGTGCCCACGGTGGCCTTGGTGACGTTGCCAAAACCCTGGGCAGCTTTCCGGATCGATGCCAGCGGATCTTCTGCCGCGTCCGGCCCCTTCTTGCCACTGTCGGGCACGATGGCATCGAGCAACGCCCGCAGATCCTTCATGTCGATCAGGGCAAGACCGTTGTCGTCGGCGACGCGGAAGGCGACGTTGAGCACGCCTTCCTGCACGTCGTTCAAATCGAGCATACGCGCCAGCAGCAGCGGCCCCATCTCGGTGACGGTGGCCCGCACCGGATGACCCTGCTCGCCGAACACGTCCCAAAACACCGTCGAGAACTGGTCGGGCTGGAATTTCAGCGCCATCTCGCTTGCACGCTTGATAATGAAATCCTTGGCCTCCCCAACCTGCGAGATGCCGGAGAGGTCGCCCTTGATGTCGGCGGCGAACACCGGGACACCGGCGCGGGCGAATCCTTCCGCCATCACTTGCAACGACACCGTCTTGCCGGTTCCGGTTGCACCGGTGACGAGGCCGTGGCGATTGGCGAGCGCCAGCGTCAGCCAGGCCTGCTCGTCTCCCTTGCCGACGAAGATCTTGTCGTCGGTATCGCCGAGCGTGTTGTCCTGTGGCGTCATCACTGTCTCTATCTATTTTTCTGCTTGTTTCGCGTATTGAAATTCAAGCGAACCAGTTCCGTAGTTTAACGCATGTCGTGCGCCGATTGAAACCGTTCAAGACGCCCCGGACATGTCACATTCTCGGAGCACGGACGCGAGACTATCCGCCAAAAGTCGCAGCGATACATTCGCACCGCGGCAAATTTTCATTCGTTTCCTTCTCCGCTCTTGCATCGCTGCAACACTTTTCGCGCGATTGAAGATGAATCGGACACCGCGTGCGTTCATCGCTTGTATTTCACATCGCACCGGCTCAAGATCGTTTGTCGAAAACAATACTCCGGCATGTGAACCGGCTGAGGGGCGGCCATATGGACGAGCTGATCGGGCGGCTGGCGACAAACGCCAGCATAGATAGTGCTGTCGCTGAAAAGACCGTCGGCATTATCCTGGGTTTCCTCCGCAGCGAAGGTCCTTCCGACAGCGTCCAGGCTCTGATCGACCATATCCCCGGTGCAGATGCTGCCATCGAGGCCTCCAGGAGCGGCGGCGGACTGTCGCGGCTGATGGGCGGCGGACTGATGGCGGTGGGCACGCGCCTGATGGGCCTGGGACTTGGCATGTCCGACATTCAAACGATTGCCCGTGAACTTTTCCGGTTCGGCCGAGACAAAATCGGAGCGGATCAGATGGGCAAGATCATCGCGGAGACGCCGGGCCTCAGCCAGTTCGCCTGAGGCTTTCGCACTTCATACTGAGTATCATGACATATCCCATCTCCGAGATTGAGGGCCTGCCGGCCTTTGCCGCAAACAAGCTGAAGGCCCAGGGTATTCGCACCACCAGCGCGCTGCTGGAAGCCGCGAGCACCGCCAAGGGCCGCAAGACGCTGTCGGCCAAGACCGGCATCAGCGAGCAGCAACTGCTGGAATGGGCCAACGTCTCCGACTACATGCGCATTCCCGGCATGGGCAGGGCCAAGGTCGGCCTGGTCCGTGCCGCCGGCGTCACGACCGTGCGCGAACTTTCCTATCGCAATCCCGCGCGGCTCGCCCAGAGCATGCGGGAGGCGAACGAGAAGAGGAAACTCGTCCGCATCCTGCCCTCGGAAAAATCGGTCGGCGACATCATCGCCAAGGCGAAGAAGCTGGCGCCGAAGATTACGTATTAAGCCCTCACTTTCTCCATCATCCTGACAGGGTGACCGCGATAAAGTCCGTAGCCCGGATGGAGCGCAGCGCAATCCGGGGTTGTTCGAGAGCCGGGCGATGCCGGTCCTGGATTTCGCTGCGCTCCATCCAGGCTACGAAGACAAGATCCGCAGCCGCATCCCGTCTTGACTCCCCCTCCCCGACCGCGCAAAGCCTGCCGCATGAACGCCTCGCCCTTCCCATCCGTCGCGGCGGCCGGCTCGGCCGGGCCTGACGTGCTGCGGACGCTCCTGGGCCGGCCGATTCCGGCGGTGATGGGGGTGCTCAACGTCACCCCGGATTCGTTCTCGGACGGCGGCGAGTTCATCGCGCCCGATCAGGCGCTGGTGCGGGCGCGGGCAATGATCGCTGCCGGCGTCGACATCATCGATATCGGCGCCGAGTCCACCCGGCCCTACAAGGGCGCCCGGCCGGTCACGGCGGCGGACGAGCTCGCCCGACTGAAACCGGTGCTGGCCGAGATCGTCGCGCTCGGCGTGCCGGTGTCGATCGACAGCATGAAGGCCGAGGTGGTGGCGTTCGCACTCGACCAGGGCGCGGCGATCGCCAACGACGTCTGGGGACTGCAACGCGACGCCGCAATGGCGCCGCTGGTGGCTGATAAAGGCGTCCCAGTCATCGTCATGCACAACCGTGACAGCGCCG encodes the following:
- a CDS encoding helicase HerA-like domain-containing protein, whose protein sequence is MTPQDNTLGDTDDKIFVGKGDEQAWLTLALANRHGLVTGATGTGKTVSLQVMAEGFARAGVPVFAADIKGDLSGISQVGEAKDFIIKRASEMALKFQPDQFSTVFWDVFGEQGHPVRATVTEMGPLLLARMLDLNDVQEGVLNVAFRVADDNGLALIDMKDLRALLDAIVPDSGKKGPDAAEDPLASIRKAAQGFGNVTKATVGTIQRQLLVLENQGGTKFFGEPALTLKDFMKTDRDGRGMVNILVADKLMQSPRLYATFLLWMLSELFEELPEVGDPSKPKLVFFFDEAHLLFNDAPKALMDKIEQVVRLIRSKGVGVYFVTQNPIDVPDRVLGQMGNRVQHALRAFTPRDQKAVAAAAQTFRPNPKLDTAKVIMELGKGEALVSFLEGNGTPAMVERVMIRPPSARIGPITPEERKAIMDASPVKGKYDTAIDSDSAYEIIQKRIAGTAASADGAAGGSGGGILGQIGSIVGTIFGTNTGRNRLTTGQRIARDVTRTVTGKVVGGVVADLGKSVGGQLGGSVGRALVRGALGGLLRR
- a CDS encoding DUF4332 domain-containing protein, producing the protein MTYPISEIEGLPAFAANKLKAQGIRTTSALLEAASTAKGRKTLSAKTGISEQQLLEWANVSDYMRIPGMGRAKVGLVRAAGVTTVRELSYRNPARLAQSMREANEKRKLVRILPSEKSVGDIIAKAKKLAPKITY
- the folP gene encoding dihydropteroate synthase; this translates as MNASPFPSVAAAGSAGPDVLRTLLGRPIPAVMGVLNVTPDSFSDGGEFIAPDQALVRARAMIAAGVDIIDIGAESTRPYKGARPVTAADELARLKPVLAEIVALGVPVSIDSMKAEVVAFALDQGAAIANDVWGLQRDAAMAPLVADKGVPVIVMHNRDSADPAVDIIADMKAFFQRSLDIAAQAGIAREKIVLDPGIGFGKTAEQSMIALARLREFEIFGLPMLVGASRKRFIASVSPSEPRERLAGSIAAHLIAAQRGAKVIRTHDVAETLQALRVANAIESQQ
- a CDS encoding DUF2267 domain-containing protein, yielding MDELIGRLATNASIDSAVAEKTVGIILGFLRSEGPSDSVQALIDHIPGADAAIEASRSGGGLSRLMGGGLMAVGTRLMGLGLGMSDIQTIARELFRFGRDKIGADQMGKIIAETPGLSQFA